In Gemmatimonadota bacterium, the sequence GCCCGGGCAGCTCGAGAGGCGGAATCCAGGGCGACCGTGCCCGAGGGCGCCGAGGAGTCTGACGGAGAGGAAGCGTCCTCGGACGCGGATTCTCCGGCCAAGACGGAAGAGCCCGCACCGGAGTCCACCGAATCCTGAGAAAGGGCAGGAGGGGTCGGATGTTTATTCCCTGGAGGCGCGCAGCTCTTCCGGCACTGCTGCTCATCTCCGGGTGCTCCGGAGACTCCTCCACGGAGGCGGATGACGCAGTGCTCGTCGTGGTCGGGGGCACCCCCATCACCGAGTCTGCGGTCGCTTCGCACTTTGCTGAACTTCCTCCCGACATCCGGGCAGGCCTGCGTGGCCCTTCGGGTCGGGAAAAGGTCCTTGCCCGCCTCGTGGAAGAGGAACTTCTCTATCGCGGCGCGCTGGATGACGGACTGGAGCAGGATCCACGCGTTGCCGCCGCGCTGCGGGCCGCTCGCCGGAGCATCCTCTCGCGGGCGTTTCTGGACCGGCGAAGAGACCAGGTGGCACGCGTTTCCGAAGAAGACCTTCGTGCCTTCTACGACTCCCACAAGGAGGACTACAGCGTTCGGAGAACACTCCGGGTGCGGCAGCTTCTGGTATCCACCCGGGAGAAGGCGGATGAGATCCGGGAGCAGGTGGTCGCGGGGCAGCTGGACCTAGAGGATGCCTGCTGGCGCCAGAGCGACCATCCTCAGGTGGTTCAGGAACACGGGCTTCTCCCGGAGTGGATTCGCAAAGGCCGGGCGGTGGGCTGGTTCGGGAATCACCCGCGCTTTCATGAGGTGGTCTTTGAGTTGGCTCCCGGGGAGGTGAGCGAGGTCTTTGAGACCGCATTCGGCTTCCATGTCGCCCGGATCGAAGAAGAGCGTCCCGCCAGCACGCGCCCCTTCGAGGCTGCCCGCGCAGATATTCTGGCTCGAATGTCGCAAGAGCGCATGGGCAAGCTGGTGCCGGATGTCATGGAGGCGCTGCGCGGGGAATACGGCGTGGAGTACCCGGAAGAGCAGGATCCGGAGGCTGGCGTCCGCCGGCTCTTTGAAGAAGCTCAGGCGGAACCTTCCCCCCGGCGCAGGCTGGCCCTTTACGAACAGCTGGTCGAGGAGTATTCAGGGAGCAGGTACGAGGTCGAGGCGCTGTTCATGATCGGCTTTATCCTGCGCGAGGAACTCGCGGATGCAAACGGAGCCGAGCGGGCCTTCCGCCGTGTTGTGGAAGAGTTCCCCGAGTCGGATCTGGCCGCGTCGGCGCGTTGGCTGCTTTCACCGACAGAGGGAGAGCCTCCTTCCGCAGTCGCAGCGCCACCCCCTCCCGATGAGGAGGATTCGCCATGATGGAAGTAAAGGTGTCCGGGCTGGCCATCGACGAGAGGACTCACACGCCCGTCGTTCTCCTGCGTGAAGAGGGTGGCGGAGGAATGCTCCCCATCTGGATCGGTCCCTCGGAGGCCAGTTCCATTGCGATCGAGCTGGCCGGGCGCAAGTTCCAGCGTCCGCTCACGCACGATCTCCTGAAGACCGTGATCGAAGGACTGAAGGCGCGCGTCGCCCGCGTGGCGATTGTCGGCTTGCAGGAAAACACCTTTTTCGCGCGCGTGTTTCTGGAACGGGAAGGAGAGCTCCTCTCCATCGACGCCCGTCCCTCGGACTGCATTGCGCTGGCTCTCAGGAGTTCCTCCCCGATCTTCGTGCGAGAGGAACTTCTTCGCGACGAAGAAGACCTGGCGCCCATGGCAGAGGAGAAGTCCATGGAGGATCTTCAGCGAAAACTGGAGGACATGGACCCGGAGGAGTTCGGAAAGCTGTGGTCCTAGCCTGCGTGGCGCGGCAGTCTGTGCTGCGGACTTGCGGAGGCCTCTCCCTCCTGGTGCTGTCGGTGTTCCTCGCAGGATGTGGCACGCGCGCGCCGGTGGTGCCCGTCGACCCTGTTCCCCGGACTCCGAAGCCTGTCCCCGCCTCGACGACTCCCGAATACCCCCCGGCTGTTCGTGCGGCCCTGCGCCTGTCTGATCCGGGGAGTACGGTTGCGGTTTCGCGGCAATACCGGGACACCCATCCGGGGTCGGCTTTCGAGGTTCGCCTGATGCTGTTAGAGGCGGGCACTTTGGCGCAGATGGGAAGATTCCCCGAAGCGAAGCTGGCGTTTTCGCAGGTAGCGAGCGCACCTTCGGGTCGAACCGCTCGGGCAGAAGCGTGGGAGGGGGTCGCTCTTTGTGAGGCGGCGGAGGGGCACCCCGCTGAAGCGGCACGATCCTGGATGCTTGCGTGGGATGAGTCTTCCGGGGAAGGCCGGAAGAAGCGGCACACGGATCTGGTGTCTGCGCTGTCCAGAGTCCCGTTGCCGGAGTTGCGGGGCCTTTCGCGCGAGAGCGGGGCCGGGAACTCCCGGGAGCTGGTTCTGGCGGAACTGCGGCAGCGCGGAGATCTGGACCATGGGGCGTCCGTCACCGTCCTGGCACCTCTCAGCGGCCGCCTTGCGGAGTTCGGTGCGGACTTTGTTCTCGGCGCTCGCCTGGCTCTGGAGGACGGCGCGGGCGGCGATTCCCTTCCGCCTCGTCTTGTGGTGCGAGATACGGGAGGCAGCCTCCCCGTAGCCCTGTCGGCTGCGCGCGCAGCCATCAGGGAAGACCGGAGCGTCGCGATCATCGGGCCGCTTCTCAGCAGCAGCGCCCACGGGGTGGGTGCCATGGCTGCGGCCTGGGACATTCCCGTTCTGGCACCACTGGCGGGAGATCCGCGCCTCTCGATGGACGGTTCCGGCGTCTTCACGCTGGCCCCCCCCGCGTCAGCTCTGGCGTCTCCTCTGGCCGAAGCGGCGGTTCATGTGCTGGGCTACCATCGCCTGGGGGTCCTTCTGCCGGAGGGAGAGGATTGGGCCGCATTCGAAGAGGCCTTTCGTCTCACCGCAGAGAGCCTGGGGGCGCAAGTGCTTCTCTCGCTGGTATACGACCCGTCGGAAACGGACTTCCGAAACCCGATTGATCGACTGGAAGCGGAGAGCGTCGAGGCCGTCTACTTCCCCGGGGGGGTGGCGGAACTTGAGAAACTCGTGCCGCAGCTGGGCTTCTACGATTTCACCCCGCGGGTTTTCGGCAACGGCCCCTGGCTGGATCCGCGGGTTCTGGACTCCGGGAACTCGGCGCTGCAGGGAGCGGTGTTTGCTGCCGAACGCGCGGAACTCCCCGAGTCGGACTTTCGCATGAGGCTGTCGCGTGCCGTCCACGCCCGGTCTCACGGAGAGGTGACGCGCTTCCATGTGGGCGGCTATCGGGCCATGGCGGATCTCCTGACAGCGTGCGCGATGGGGACCGAATCCAGGCGAGCGCTGTCTCTTGCCCTGAAGCTCCGGAATCTCTGGGAGTCACCCCCGGACGCGGCCGTCGTGGAGACCGTGACCTTCCGGGATGGGGTGTTCGGCCCCGTCGAATGGGCAGCCCGATTCAATCTTCCCCCGGAGCCGGACCCGGAGCCGCCACCGCAGGCAAAGCCGGTTCCGGAGGAGGGGGAGGACACGGACGAAGTGGGCGCGGAAGGGACGGTCGACGGGGTGGAAGATGCCGGGGAAGCCGAGGAAGAGGTCGAGGAGCCCCCCACGAAGGTCTCCCGCAACCCGGCGTCTCTCTGGCGCGAGTGATCGTGCCTGCCCGCCGGTCTTCGTCTTTTCGCTCGACATCCCGGCCGGGTGCCTGATACGACCTTCCCCCCAAAGGAGGGAGTTTTGATGGATCGCCGCCCGGTATCTTCAGGTTCCCGCGGACGCTGGGGCAGTCGCCTGGGGTTCATCCTTGCCGCTGCCGGAAGCGCCGTCGGGCTGGGGAACATCTGGAAGTTCCCCTACATCACCGGAGAGTACGGGGGCGGGGCGTTTGTCCTCGTCTACCTCCTGTGCATCATGGTGGTCGGGCTGCCGCTCATGTACTCGGAGCTGATCATCGGGCGCCGTGGAGGCAAGGATGTGCTGGGTGCCATCCGGGGACTGACCGCACATCAGGGGCCGGCCGGGATGGCGGCAAGCTGGTTTGTGGGGATTCTCGCGGTAGGGTCGGGTTTCCTCATCCTGTCGTTCTACTCGGTCGTGGCCGGATGGGCGTTCCACTTTCTTGGCGTGTCGGTGAAGCTCATCCCCGCTCATGTCGATGGAGCTGGAGCGACCTTCGATGCACTCACCGCAAACCCTGTCATGTCAACCATTTGGCACACTCTCTTCATGGGCTTGGTCATCGCCGTGGTGGCTCGTGGAGTGCATGACGGGATCGAATCGGCCTGCAAGCGATTGATGCCCGCACTCATTGGCATTCTGGTGCTCCTCCTGATCTATGTGGGGTTCCGGGGCGGGCTGGCGGAGTCGGCCGCGTTTCTCTTCCGTCCGGACTTCGGGAAGCTGAGTCCGGAGGCTGTGCTGGAAGCTCTGGGGCACGCGTTCTTCACCCTCTCGCTCGGGATGGGCGCGATGGTGACCTACGGATCCTACCTGGGCAGCGAACGCAATGTCGTCCGGGACGGGCTGGCCGTCGCTATCCTCGACACCGCGATCGCCCTCCTGGCCGGCCTCGTGATTTTCGCGGTGGTTTTTCAGGCAAACGGAGAACCGGGAACAGGGCCGGGGCTGGTCTTCGTCACGCTTCCCGGGCTCTTTCTCGATATGCCGCTGGGCACCTTCTTCGGGATCGCCTTTTTCGTGCTGCTCATTTTCGCGGCGTGGTCCTCGGCGATTTCGCTTCTGGAGGTGGTCGTAGCCTACCTCACCGACGAACACGGATTCGCCCGGCCCCGTGCCACCTGGATCATCGGTGGGCTCATCTGGGCGGTGGGGGTGGCGTCGGCGGTCTGGATGCCGGTTCTCGATTTCCTCGACGATCTGACGACGCGCTACATGCTCCCTCTCGGCGGGCTGGGGATCGCGATCGCGGCGGGGTGGCTGCTCCGTCGAGAGGATCGCGAGTCCGGACTGCTCGCTCTCGGCGGCGCTGGCCGGGGGCTTGCCGCAGTGTGGACTTTCCTCATCCGGTTTGTGACTCCGGTTCTGGTTCTTCTCGTGATCCTGTTCAAGATGGGCGCGCTTCCGTTCGGCAAATGAGCGACTTCCACCGAT encodes:
- a CDS encoding sodium-dependent transporter, translating into MDRRPVSSGSRGRWGSRLGFILAAAGSAVGLGNIWKFPYITGEYGGGAFVLVYLLCIMVVGLPLMYSELIIGRRGGKDVLGAIRGLTAHQGPAGMAASWFVGILAVGSGFLILSFYSVVAGWAFHFLGVSVKLIPAHVDGAGATFDALTANPVMSTIWHTLFMGLVIAVVARGVHDGIESACKRLMPALIGILVLLLIYVGFRGGLAESAAFLFRPDFGKLSPEAVLEALGHAFFTLSLGMGAMVTYGSYLGSERNVVRDGLAVAILDTAIALLAGLVIFAVVFQANGEPGTGPGLVFVTLPGLFLDMPLGTFFGIAFFVLLIFAAWSSAISLLEVVVAYLTDEHGFARPRATWIIGGLIWAVGVASAVWMPVLDFLDDLTTRYMLPLGGLGIAIAAGWLLRREDRESGLLALGGAGRGLAAVWTFLIRFVTPVLVLLVILFKMGALPFGK
- a CDS encoding bifunctional nuclease family protein codes for the protein MMEVKVSGLAIDERTHTPVVLLREEGGGGMLPIWIGPSEASSIAIELAGRKFQRPLTHDLLKTVIEGLKARVARVAIVGLQENTFFARVFLEREGELLSIDARPSDCIALALRSSSPIFVREELLRDEEDLAPMAEEKSMEDLQRKLEDMDPEEFGKLWS
- a CDS encoding peptidyl-prolyl cis-trans isomerase, with product MFIPWRRAALPALLLISGCSGDSSTEADDAVLVVVGGTPITESAVASHFAELPPDIRAGLRGPSGREKVLARLVEEELLYRGALDDGLEQDPRVAAALRAARRSILSRAFLDRRRDQVARVSEEDLRAFYDSHKEDYSVRRTLRVRQLLVSTREKADEIREQVVAGQLDLEDACWRQSDHPQVVQEHGLLPEWIRKGRAVGWFGNHPRFHEVVFELAPGEVSEVFETAFGFHVARIEEERPASTRPFEAARADILARMSQERMGKLVPDVMEALRGEYGVEYPEEQDPEAGVRRLFEEAQAEPSPRRRLALYEQLVEEYSGSRYEVEALFMIGFILREELADANGAERAFRRVVEEFPESDLAASARWLLSPTEGEPPSAVAAPPPPDEEDSP
- a CDS encoding penicillin-binding protein activator, whose amino-acid sequence is MGRFPEAKLAFSQVASAPSGRTARAEAWEGVALCEAAEGHPAEAARSWMLAWDESSGEGRKKRHTDLVSALSRVPLPELRGLSRESGAGNSRELVLAELRQRGDLDHGASVTVLAPLSGRLAEFGADFVLGARLALEDGAGGDSLPPRLVVRDTGGSLPVALSAARAAIREDRSVAIIGPLLSSSAHGVGAMAAAWDIPVLAPLAGDPRLSMDGSGVFTLAPPASALASPLAEAAVHVLGYHRLGVLLPEGEDWAAFEEAFRLTAESLGAQVLLSLVYDPSETDFRNPIDRLEAESVEAVYFPGGVAELEKLVPQLGFYDFTPRVFGNGPWLDPRVLDSGNSALQGAVFAAERAELPESDFRMRLSRAVHARSHGEVTRFHVGGYRAMADLLTACAMGTESRRALSLALKLRNLWESPPDAAVVETVTFRDGVFGPVEWAARFNLPPEPDPEPPPQAKPVPEEGEDTDEVGAEGTVDGVEDAGEAEEEVEEPPTKVSRNPASLWRE